TTCGTACAGCAGTAAACATCACAGGTGATAGTGCCGTAACGATCATCGTTGCGAAGTCTGAAGGTTCTTTCGACGAAGCTCGCTTTAACGACCCAGCAGCTGGCGAGAAAGAAGAAGAAGTTAAACTAGCACGCCAACAGGCATAATCTAGCTTCTTTGATGCTCTTGCTTTTAAGTTAAGGCGTAATTAATGGCTATGCCTTAGCTGATAAAAATAAAACGCCACTGCATCTGCAGTGGCGTTTTTTATTGTGTATTGTTTTACAGGGACGGGCAGCTAATCGGCGATTGGGAACATCAGGTTTACTCTAAGGCCTCCACTGTCTCTATTCTCAGCAGTAACGTGCCCATTCATCACGCCCATTGCTTCTTTAACAATCGCAAGGCCTAAGCCGTAACCACCGGATTGTTTATCTCTGGCTGACTCTATCCGTGTAAACGGGTCAAAAATGCCTGAAATCTTGCTATGAGGAATGCCTTCACCATCATCTTCTACACATATGACACTGTAACTTTTATCGATAACGAGTTCGCGCGTTGATATAACGATATGAGCATTCTCGCCAGCGTACTTAATAGCATTACCAACCAAATTTCCAATAACTCTTAAAAGCAGTCGCTCATCAACGTTAACCATCGGCGTAGGCATCGTTAGATCACTAACCAAAGTTTGATTCGGTTTTAAGTCGTTTTGCATCTGCGCGATCAACATCGAGCAATAGTGCTCGAGGTGCATCAGGCTAAATTTGGAATCATAACGAGAGGTTTCTAAGCGGCTAAACTCGAGTATTTCGCCCACCAGCTTATTCATCTCTTCTGTTTCGCTTTCCATACGATCTAGTAAGCCTATACTCTTCTCATCAACTTTATTACGCAATAAGTGCAATGCGAGGTTCTGCCTTGCTAATGGAGTCCTGAGTTCATGAGAGACATCTCGTATTAATCGACGCTGCTTCTCTGCGAGAGATTTGATCTCAAACGTCATGTGATCAAAATCCACTGCTAATTCATTAAATTCTCGTGTATTTGATTTCAATTCAGAGACGACTTGTACCGAGAAGTCACCTTCCGCTAAACGTCGACTCGCTTCTCGCAAACGATCCAAAGGTTGTTGTAGCCTACGCGCCATAATTAAAGAGAACAAAGACAGGATGATGAAAGCGATAAAGACCTTCATTAAGGACGAGTACAAACCAAACGACTTAGCGGGATGGAACCGGTGCGGTAATTGGATAACTAGGCTTTTACCGTCATTTAAAGGTAGGCCAAATATCGGCCGATTCACAACGGCATCCAATTGATGATCTAACGTTCTTAAGAAACGCAACTTGAATTCAAAGTGTGGGAGCATGTGCCTATGTGTGATCGGGTGATTGTCTTTTCCCAAAACAAATAGGTAATACTGCTGAGCGTTTGCCCAGTCGGCAAGTTCATCCATGTCCCCTTCTTCGATTAACACATTAGCTTGATATGCGAGGTCTAGCATCTCGTGCTTCACAGAGTCTGGGACTTTTAGTAATGCCTTCATCAAGGCCTTCTCAGCTACAGCTTGGAAAATAAAAATGCTGATAATGATAATCGTCAGGTACGAGAAAAGTTGGAATGTTAAACCATCTTTACGCTTGGCGATAAAGTCAGGACAACGCAGCAGTTTTTTACTCATGCTCCTAACGACTCTAGGTAACTGTAACCTTTACCACGAACAGTTTTAATATGTTGTTTTGACAAGCCCGCCTGCACAAGCTTTCGGCGTATATTGCTGATATGCATGTCCAAATTACGATCAAAAGGACACAGTTCTTTCTTAAGTACATGGATTTGGAGATCAGATTTGGAGACAACGATGCCATCATTTTTAACGAGATAATCGAGCAAGTCTTTTTCAGTACCGGTTAACGGTAAACGAGCCAACTGCTCGCCTAATCCCTGATTGGATGAAGCCAAAGATTGCCTCTGACGTTCAAATCCTACTCTTCGTAAGATAACCTTAATGCGAGTCAACAACTCAGGAACGTTGAAAGGTTTGGCTATGTATTGGTCTGCGCCAGCTTGATAACCATCTAACATTGAAGCGTCATCATTAAGAGCCGTCAACATGAGAATGGGCGTTGCGAAACGCTGACAAATGCGTCTTGCCACTTGTATCCCACTGAGGTTAGGTAGCATTACATCAAGCAAGACTAAATCAACGGGATGAGATTGGATAAACTCAAGCGCAGACTCACCACAATGAACGGTATCGACGTGATACCCTTCATTCTCCAACACTTCACCCAACAATTCACATAACTGAATATCATCATCAACAACTAAAACGCGCGACATCATACAAACCGATAAATAATAATAGTTTGCATTCTAATTATCGTTATTATTGATTTCAATTATAAAATGCGAGATTTCTCTTATAGTAAGAAATCTTTTTCAATCGGTACAAATTTTGAGGCAGAATCGATAAGATTTTGAGCCGTTAATCCGGGAACGCCGTATACTTCAACAGGTTTACCAAAGCGCTCTTTAATTCGTTCAACCAAGATTTCGAAATCACCATCACCTGATACCAAAACAATTGTATCAACCGTCTCGGCAAGTTCTATCGCATCTAACGCAATGCCTACATCCCAATCCCCTTTTGCGCTGCCGTCTCGGCGCTGGATAAACGGTTTTAACTTCACATTAAAGCCAACACCGCGAAGAATATGGTGAAATTGACGCTGTTTAGGATCTTGACTAGAGATAGCGTAGGCATTGGCTGCAATTACGTTACGTCCTTCCGTGGCAACATACCAAAACTGGTTATAGTCGAAGTTAGAACGGTATTTATCGCGTGTCGTATAGTAAACGTTCTGAACGTCGACCAAAATTGCTATATTTTCCATAAATTCATACCTTTAGATTTTCCGTATACCCTATTCTATTCAATTGTGAAATGCGAGTCGCTTTATTTAATAAAATGAACCTGTTGGCTATCGTTAACGTAAGTTCACCTATACCAAAGCGATCTATGCTCGATGTTCCCCGATAGAATTGGAATGTAGTGGTGTTGGATTCTACACTTTATAGAGAGAGTTGTTAGTTCGCTCTTGAGCAAAGGCTTATTAAATGGAGTTTGGCTATGCAACAACGACAGATACTCAAATCATTCTCAAACATCGTCCTACCAAGCCGATGGCGAGGAACAAGCGATTCATACAACACAAGTTGGTGGTTTTCGCTACTAACACTACTGACTATCAGTACGGTATTAATTATGAGCTTAACGATCAACTCGGCCTTTGCTTATCCTGCCTACTCTCATTCAAAAGTTTTACCACATCGAAGTGTGATTTATTTTGCTCCCACTGAAGACTCAGTGGTTAAAGACTTTTTAAACGAAGTTCTAATTAATAATTGTCAATTGGACGAGCGAGATGTCGTCGTCATGGTAATTGCAGAAAGTGGTTACACCGTTCCGACTTGGCTAAATGAAGAGTTCAATCTAAAGGCCGTTACCAACAGCTATCAGATCCCTAAAGGGTCACATACGGCTGTTTTAATAGGAAAAGACGGAAAAGAAAAACATAGATGGAATGGAAAAACAGATTGGAATTTGCTTACCAACCTCATTGACGAGATGCCAATGAGACAGCAAGAAATGCAGCGACAAAATAGCCGCTGCAGTATTTAATCCGCTTTTAGTCAACCTGAGAGCAAGTCGGCTATCTATTAACTTAATTAAGGATTGAGCCAGTTACCAGTTACCAGTTACCAGTTACCAGTTACACGCTAAACTTGTTCTTTAAACCAAGCTAGCTTTTCATGAAGTTGAGCGACACTGCCTACAACAATCAAAGCTGGGCTTTTTGCCTGACTAGCTAAATTCGCCAAGTCACTTAGCCCACCGCGAAACACCTTCTGTTCCTTACGTGTACCATTTTCAATAATGGCAACAGGCATATCAGCACGCATACCATTCTCAAACAGATTCTTTTGAATATTAGGGCTCTCTTTTAAGCCCATGTAAAACACGATGGTGTGGTTGTGTTGAGCAAGTGAACGCCAGTCAATATCTTCGCCATCCTTCTTCAGGTGGCCCGTAATAAACTGAACGCTTTGCGCATGATCTCGATGCGTCAGTGGAATACCAGCATAGGCAGTGGCACCAGCTGCAGCGGTAATGCCAGGAATGACTTCAAATTTTACGTCATTTTCGGCAAGTGTTTCACACTCCTCACCACCACGCCCAAAGATAAACGAATCTCCACCTTTAAGGCGCACTACGTGCTTATTTTCTTGCGCTTTAGTAACAAGTAGTTGGTTGATCTGATCTTGTGGTACACAGTGGTGATCTAGCTTTTTGCCCACATACAGCATTTCTGCCTCTGAGTTTGCCATAGCCAAGATATCTTTTGATACCAAACGGTCGTAAACCAAAACATCGGCTTGTTGAATAACACGCGCCGCTTTAACCGTTAATAAATCGGGATCACCTGGACCCGCACCCACTAATGAAACAAATCCTTTGTTTCCTGTATTAACATTCGATGGCGATACTTCTGACATGCTTTGCTCCGAAAGTTAGCTTGTTATATTTCAAGCTTAATTCTGTTTAGCCACCCACAGTAAAATTCTATGAGTTACCAATATCCCTACCTCTAGACTACCAGTTGTTTCGATAAAACTTCACGATTAATTCTAAACAAGATAGAAGTTTATATAACAAAACAATCTATTACGGCCCAAATAGATCATCGATTCCCTTAACATCGATGGTTATTAGGCCTCCCAATAGGCTAAGTCTTAACTTCGAAATACGATCAAAAAAGCCCCAAACATGATGCGAGGGGCTGATTAATTTTGTTTTAACTGCTAGCTCTATTCAACAGAGGTAGTCAATTACTTAGCACCTAGAGAAGGAGCAGTTCTAGCGTGTGTTAGGAACAAAGGAACACATGCTAAGAAAAGACCACCAACGATGTTACCTAGGATGGTTGGGATAAGGTTGAAGTTCAACCAAGTTGCGATACCGAAGTCAGCGCCAAGAATCATACCTAGTGGGAATAGGAACATATTTACTACTGTGTGCTCAAAGACTAGTGCGAAGAAGATGAAGATTGGGAACCACATCATCGCTACACGGCCAGACACTGTGCGCGCAGTCATGTTACCGATCACACCTAGGCATACCATTAGGTTACAGAAGATGCCGCGCACGAAACACGTGATCCACCCGTCCATGCCCATGTTTTCAAAACCTAAGCTACGACCAGTAGAAACAGCAATGAACTTTTGAGCAACTGCGTTTGGTTCAAGGGAGAAATTACCCGTTAGTGATACTGCAACAAGGAAAGCGACAATTAGAGAACCGATTAGGTTCCCAAGGCCAACAAGGCCCCAACAACGTAAAACACGACCCCAAGTAATGCCAGGGCGATTGTCGAATTTCGCTAGAGGTGCCAAGCCAAATACGCCAGTAACCAAGTCGTAACCCATCACACTTAAAATAACAAATCCGACTGGGAACACTAGTGCGCCAACAATACCAATACCTGTTTGTACGATAGTTGTAATAGCAACAACAACAGCAAGAGAAAGAATGATACCTGCCATTGTACTTCGAATCAGAAGATCACGCGTACTTGTCTTTGTTTTAGCTTCACCCACATCGATCATCGTTTGAACGAATTCAGCTGGTTTGAAATCAGGAGACATAAGGTTGTCCTTAAAAAAGTTAAAAGTAAAAATTGGATAGGAAAAGGTTCTAGTTGCCGAATTAAGGCAATACCGGGAACTAGAACCCTTGATCTATCGAATCTTGCGATTTAACTGACTAGGTCGATGTTAAACTAAGCAGCGATTTCAACCGCACCTTTAGTTACGCGAGCTTTGTACGCTTTTACGCTGAAGCTCTCATCTTCCATACACACACCAGTCGTGAGATTAAAGCGTTGCTTCTTAAGTGGGCTCGCCACCCAAAGCTCACCTTTGTGCTCAACCGTTAAACCACGAGATAAAACGTTTGATTGGAAAAACGGGTCAGTATTACTAATAGCAAACACTTCTTCGGCTTTAGTTGGGCGGAAAATAGCAACTTGCTCACCACCAACCAATGCACAAACACCGGTACCTGGAATAATATCTTCGATCTTACAAACTTTGGTAAATGCCATGATGTCGTCTCCCAATTAAACCAGTTCAACGTGAAGGATGTCGCCCTTCGCTTCTGGGTGTTTTTCTGTGAATGTTGCTGGGCGGTGTTGTTCACGGCCATCATCAACGAATACAACGTTCTCATCACGGTCATCGGCATTGATGAAGTGGGCAAAGCGCTTAAGTTGAGCTTCGTCGTTGATAGTATCAGTCCACTCACAAGCAAAGTTATCAACTAGGCCAGCGATGTCAGCTTCAAGTTGATCTTTAAGGCCAAGTTTGTCGTCAACAATGACTTCACGTAAATATTCAACACCACCTTCTAGGTTATCCATCCATACCGAAGTACGTTGCAGTGGCGCAGCCGTGCGGATGTAGAACATCATGAAACGATCGATGTATTTGATCAGCGTTTCTTGGTCTAGGTCGCTTGCTAGTAGGTCTGCGTGACGAGGCTTCATACCACCGTTACCACATACATACATGTTCCAACCAGCATCCGTTGCGATGATACCTAAGTCTTTACCTTGCGCTTCGGCACACTCACGAGTACAGCCAGATACACCAAACTTCATCTTATGAGGCGTACGGATACCTTTGTAACGGTTCTCGATCATCACGCCTAGGCCAACTGAATCTTGAACGCCGTAACGACACCAAGTTGAACCGACACATGTCTTAGCCATACGAAGTGCTTTTGCGTAAGCTTGACCCGTTTCGTAACCGGCTGCGATTAACTTCTTCCAGATTGCTGGTAAGTCATCTTTCTGAGCACCGAATAGACCGATACGTTGTGCACCAGTGATCTTCGTATATAGGTTGTATTCAGCCGCAACATCCGCAAGAACGCTTAGAGCTTGAGGCGTTACTTCGCCACCCGCCATGCGAGGGATAACCGAGTAAGTACCATCTTTCTGAATGTTACCTAAGAAGTTGTCGTTGGTATCGTGCAGTTTTACTAGCTCAGGCTTAAGGATGTGCTCACCCCAGCAAGAAGCAAGGATAGAACCCGCTAGAGGCTTACAGATTTCACAGCCGTAGCCTTTACCGTACTTCTCAAGTAGCTCGTCGAATGTTTTGATTTCTTCGATGCGGATTAGGTGGAAAAGCTCTTGGCGAGAGTAAGCAAAGTGCTCACAAACGTCATTTTTTACTTCAACACCTGCTTTAGCAAGCTCAGCATTTAGTACTGAAGTTACTAACGGGATACAACCACCACAGCCAGTACCTGCGCCTGTTACTGCTTTAATATCACCAATTGTGTGATGACCTTCAGCAACCGCTTGTGCAATCTTGCCTTTGGTTACATCGAAACAAGAACAGATAACTGCAGTTTCAGGTAGAGAATCCGCGCCAAGGGTTGGTTTTTCTGCACCCGCATGAGCAGGAAGAATCAATGCATCTGGGTGTTCTGGTAGATCGATTTCGTTCAACATAAGTTGAAGAAGATCACCATAATCAGAAGTATCCCCTACCATTACTGCACCAAGAAGCTTCTTGTTGTCTTCAGAAACGATTAGGCGTTTGTAAATTTCCTGCTCTTCGTTTTGATAAACGTAGCTCTTACAACCTGGAGTTCGACCATTTGCATCGCCGATTGAACCTACTTTTACGCCCAGAAGCTTAAGCTTCGCAGACATGTCAGCACCTTCAAATGTGCTTTCGTTACCTACAATGTGATCGACTGCAACAGTCGCCATTTTGTAACCTGGAGCCACTAGGCCATAGAAAGTTTGGTTCCAAGACGCACACTCGCCGATGGCATAGATATCTTTATCCGTTGTTTGACAGTGATCGTTGATCTCGATACCGCCACGAGGTGCAATACCCAAACCCATTTGACGAGCAAGTTTGTCCTGTGGACGAATACCAGCAGAAAATACGATGAAATCTGTTTCAAGTTCTGTTCCGTCAGCAAAACGCATTACGTTACGAGCTTCAGTGCCTTCAGGAGCAATTTCAAGCGTGTTCTTGCTTGTATGTACGTTTACGCCCATACGTTCGATTTTTTGACGAAGTTGGTTACCACCAGCTAGGTCAAGTTGCTCAGCCATCAACTTAGGAGCAAACTCAACCACATGTGTTGTCACGCCAAGTGCTTTTAGAGCGCCTGCTGCTTCAAGACCAAGTAAACCACCACCAACAACAACACCAGATTTTGAATTCTTAGCGGTTGCTTCAATAGCTTTCAGATCTTCGATGGTACGGTAAACAAAGCAGTCTTTACCTTCGTTGCCTTTAATTGGCGGAACGAAAGGGAAAGAGCCAGTAGCAAGAACAAGTTTGTCGTATTGAATTTCACGGCCAGTGCTCGAGTAAACTGTTCTTTTCTCACGATTAACGTTAATTGCACGCTCACCGATCAGCATGTTAATGCCGTGTTTCTCGTAGAAACCTTCTTTAACTAAAGAAAGTTCATCCGCAGTATGGTGTGAAAAATAAGAAGAAAGGTGTACACGATCGTACGCAACACGTGGCTCTTCACAGAACACAGTAATGTCCATGTTCGCAACATCTGTCTTCTCGACTAAATCTTCGATATAGCGATGACCTACCATCCCGTTACCGATTACGACTAGCTTCATCTTGCTCATAAGAATTCCTGAAGGTTATATATTTCTTAACTAACCGAATAATGAATTATGAAAGAAAATGAAAATATGATGTAAATCAATTACGAAATCGAACTACCCGAAAGGGGTAGAACAAAAGAGGTAGATGTGCTTAATTTTAACGCAAAGCAAACGAATAACCGTAGTTTCGATAGGGTTTAGCGGGGTTTTATATACACTTTAGTGCATCAATCATTGTGTTGTAAATTTTCACAATAGATTAGCAACAACATAATTGAATGACAATCATTTTCATTTAATTGCACAAGAAGTGTAATATGGTATGAAAGGGTTACAGCTTCATGATCAACTATGTATAAATATGAATAACTTAATGATTCGAATCACAACCGCTGTTTTCCAACACTCCCCCCACTCCATTTACATACATCTCGGTCAGTTAACAGGTGTATTTGTTTGCTTAGTAACCGTAGACATTGAGAAGAGACATTTTACAACTCAAGACGCATCACAAGGTTCTGAAACAACGAATCAAACTTGCCGTGATCTAGGTCAGTTGCCTATTTCCAAAGATGTAATGAGTCGCTTCAAACTAAGCTTGATCTGGTCTAAATCACGTACTCAGATACTGCCTTCCCTGAGTTATACACAATTTGTGACAGTGCAAACCCTCATGTATAGGTAAAGAAAACTATTCGATCTTCCTAGAAGAATGAAACAGGGAGCCGCGTGCTCGATTTCTTATTTAATAGTTCGGACATGTTATTGATTAAATTAAGCTTTCTAGATTCGGCCTTCGCCACCGATCAGGTATTTTATCTACGACATAACGTTTGAAAGCCTAACCAATTGATGTTAAACATGCAGTTTACAAAATAACAACAAGATCTTTCAATGGATCTGCCCCATTGCCTGCTGGCTAGGTACCTCTATGACAAAAAATACTCAACACCTTCAACGCTCCTCGACTGAGTTACACGAGTTTACACGTATCGACGTCTGGAACGGCTTCACACAGCTTCTTCCTCTTTCTATGTTTGTGATCGTATTTGGCCTCGCATTCGGTGTTGCTGCTGTACAGACTGGACTAGATGCATTTCCAACTATGTTAATGAGCACACTTGTTTTTGCAGGTGCTTCACAGTTTGCTACGTTGGATATGTGGGGAGCAGAAGTACCCCTTATTCCAGTTCTTATTACCGTATTCGCGATCAATGCTCGTCATCTTTTGATGGGGGCGACACTATATCCTTGGTTACGTCAACTTCCTCCGACAAAACGATATGGTGTGATGTTGATAGCTTCGGACGCAAACTGGGCAATGGCACTCCATACATTTGGGAGGAAGGAGCCCGGTTTTGGATTGCTCGTTGGTGGTGGTTTAGCACTTTGGTCGTTTTGGATCATTGGCACTTGGGTTGGCATATACTTTGGTAGCGCAATCCAAGATCCTGTCGGCCTTGGTCTCGATATGGTTATGGGTTGTTTTTTACTTTCCATGGTCGTCGTTGGACCTAAAAGTTTAAGAATTTTTACTATTTGGACCTCAGCAGCAGCATCTTCAATGTTGGCATATTGGTATTTACCTGAAAACAGCCATGTTGTAGTTGGTGCTATCTCAGGTGGAATCTTGGGAGCTTGTTGGAAGGAGAAGAAATCATGAATATCGAAACAAATGTTGGTGGTACATTATTGATAATCATTGCAATGGCATTAGTCACATTAGCAACACGCTGGGGTGGTGTGTATGTCATGTCATTTGTTCCAATTAGCGAGCGTGTTCAACGTTTTATTACAGCGATGTCAGGTTCTGTATTAGTCGCCCTTCTAACACCTCTTGCCGTAGAAGGTGACAACGGAGCTAGAGCGGCACTATTTTCTACAGCACTCGTCATGTTCGTCGTCAAAAAACCTCTACCAGCAATCGCAGCAGGAATCATTGCCGCAGCGGCAGTACGATCTTTTTAGCTGTTATCAATACTACGACACTCCCTCAAATAGCTAAGCCTTGATAACATATTTCGATGCTATCAAGGCTAGCCCCATACCTAAAAGTGACTGATATAACCCATTGAAGATAGAAAGATTAATAAACTTATCAATTTTCAGATACAAAAAAACCAGCTTTCGCTGGTTTTGAGTTGATGCTTTTTACACTGAGATATCGTAATTACCATATCTGAATAATTTGGAGCGATACATCGGGTTCGAACCGATGACCTCAACCTTGGCAAGGTTGCGCTCTACCAACTGAGCTAGTATCGCATTGTCATTCTTCTACTCTTCCCTTTGCCTAGACAAAAAGAAGAAAGAGAATGGAGGCGCCTCCCGGAGTCGAACCGAGGTCCACGGATTTGCAATCCGCTGCATAGCCACTCTGCCAAGGCGCCTTCAATGAGTGTTTTAAGAGAACTACTCTGTTGATCTCTACCAAAAGTAGCAATCAAATAGATGGTGCCCCGGGCCGGACTTGAACCGGCACAGCGCGAACGCCGAGGGATTTTAAATCCCTTGTGTCTACCAATTCCACCACCAGGGCACGCAATTCTTTATTGCGATGCCGATTACTGAAAAGTAAAACACCATCTTAATGTCAAAATGAATCAACATTACAAAATTTGGAGCGATACATCGGGTTCGAACCGATGACCTCAACCTTGGCAAGGTTGCGCTCTACCAACTGAGCTAGTATCGCATTGTCATTATTCTAATCATCCCTTTGCCTAAACAAAAAGAAGAAAGAAAATGGAGGCGCCTCCCGGAGTCGAACCGAGGTCCACGGATTTGCAATCCGCTGCATAGCCACTCTGCCAAGGCGCCTTATCAACATAAAAATATATTGAAGTGTTTAAAGAGAACCACTCTTTGTTCATCACTCTACTCTCAAGTAGAAACTAAATAGATGGTGCCCCGGGCCGGACTTGAACCGGCACAGCGCGAACGCCGAGGGATTTTAAATCCCTTGTGTCTACCAATTCCACCACCAGGGCAACGCAATTAAGCAATGCTGATTACTGAAAAGTAAAACACCATCTCTCAGCGACCTAGGCCGTGAGAACGAGGTGTACTTTAACGGATGGAAAAAATTCGTCAACAATAAATTTTATCTTTTAATTCAAGTGATTAAATATCGAACTTTACAGGCTTAAATTACTGCAGCTTGTATGGTTATTATACATAGTTCTTAAGTTTCAATGGCATCACCACAGGTGGGGAATTCAATTTATAGACTGGACATTATCGTTTGAAGTCAGTTCTTCCCACTGGTTATCTGTAGCGTAAGAAAGACAACGTCGTTTTCATGCACGTTTCACATTCAACCTCTAGAGTTTTAAGTAACTCTTATTACGAAGTGAAAATGTGAAACCACTAAAACGATACCAATATGAGCGTTATGCCGTCCTATGTAACCTCGCTTACCCTAGAGTTTTTAAACAAACTCGTTACGGGTTTGACCCTAATGGACAACGCATCATAAAGAATCAGTTTGGTAAAACCATGATTCGAGTTTTATGGAGCAGCAACAAAGATGAGGTAGTCGTGGTTATCAAGGGATCACACAGTATTTCTGACTGGCTACTCACCTTCGCATTATGGACCAGAAGCTGTAGAAGGATTGGACTGAACTATCGTGTTCATGCTGGTTTCTATCATCTCATGTTTCAAGAAAGCCAACCAAGTCGTAACGAAGATAAGCTAGGGCAAACCGTTATAGAACGTTTAGAAGCCACGCTCATACCTTTGTTAAAAGAAGGAAAAAAAATTTCCATCACCGGCCACTCATCTGGCGGCGCTATTGGTTGTGTATTTGCTGACTACCTAGACCAAAAGTATCCCGGTTGCATCAAACGAGTCGTCACGTTTGGCCAGCCTGCAATTGGTGATTGGAGCTTTAAAAAGAACTACCGTTTAAGCAAGAAAACTTACCGCATCTGTTGTGACATAGACATTGTAACCTTCATGCCGCCATTACCTTTAATGTATTGGCATACAGGAAAAGTGCTTTGGCTCTACAACGGTAGAATCTATGAAAACACCCCAACACTCATTCGCCTTGGTCGCTCTATCTTTAGTTGGTTGATTCGGCCTTTCTCTTATCACCTTATGAGTAAGTATATCCGTAATAAAGATTTCTTCGATAAACACTGAGACAGCAAATCAAGTTGACGCTAGCTGCTTAAAAAAGAGCACAAGCTTGTAACGACTTGTGCTCTGTATGGTTGTAACTGGACTTATAATTTAAATCTAGAGAGTTCCTGTTTGAGATCGTTAGCTAAGTGACTGAGTTGGTCGGCTTGCGAGACTGCATCTGACGCATCAAGCGCCATCACGTCACTTACTTCACGCACCGACTCAGTATTGGCGTTGATTTCCGCGGTCACTAAAGATTGCTCTTCTGCGGCTGAGGCAATTTGAGTCGCCATGTCGCTGATCATCTGAATCGCTTCGCGTATTTGAGCCAAGCTTTCTCCGGCCATATCCACATCGTGTACGCTAGTTTTTGCCATATCGTGACTTTGTGTCATTACTTTAACAGCAC
The Vibrio cyclitrophicus DNA segment above includes these coding regions:
- a CDS encoding AzlD family protein gives rise to the protein MNIETNVGGTLLIIIAMALVTLATRWGGVYVMSFVPISERVQRFITAMSGSVLVALLTPLAVEGDNGARAALFSTALVMFVVKKPLPAIAAGIIAAAAVRSF
- a CDS encoding lipase family protein, with product MKPLKRYQYERYAVLCNLAYPRVFKQTRYGFDPNGQRIIKNQFGKTMIRVLWSSNKDEVVVVIKGSHSISDWLLTFALWTRSCRRIGLNYRVHAGFYHLMFQESQPSRNEDKLGQTVIERLEATLIPLLKEGKKISITGHSSGGAIGCVFADYLDQKYPGCIKRVVTFGQPAIGDWSFKKNYRLSKKTYRICCDIDIVTFMPPLPLMYWHTGKVLWLYNGRIYENTPTLIRLGRSIFSWLIRPFSYHLMSKYIRNKDFFDKH
- the nirB gene encoding nitrite reductase large subunit NirB, coding for MSKMKLVVIGNGMVGHRYIEDLVEKTDVANMDITVFCEEPRVAYDRVHLSSYFSHHTADELSLVKEGFYEKHGINMLIGERAINVNREKRTVYSSTGREIQYDKLVLATGSFPFVPPIKGNEGKDCFVYRTIEDLKAIEATAKNSKSGVVVGGGLLGLEAAGALKALGVTTHVVEFAPKLMAEQLDLAGGNQLRQKIERMGVNVHTSKNTLEIAPEGTEARNVMRFADGTELETDFIVFSAGIRPQDKLARQMGLGIAPRGGIEINDHCQTTDKDIYAIGECASWNQTFYGLVAPGYKMATVAVDHIVGNESTFEGADMSAKLKLLGVKVGSIGDANGRTPGCKSYVYQNEEQEIYKRLIVSEDNKKLLGAVMVGDTSDYGDLLQLMLNEIDLPEHPDALILPAHAGAEKPTLGADSLPETAVICSCFDVTKGKIAQAVAEGHHTIGDIKAVTGAGTGCGGCIPLVTSVLNAELAKAGVEVKNDVCEHFAYSRQELFHLIRIEEIKTFDELLEKYGKGYGCEICKPLAGSILASCWGEHILKPELVKLHDTNDNFLGNIQKDGTYSVIPRMAGGEVTPQALSVLADVAAEYNLYTKITGAQRIGLFGAQKDDLPAIWKKLIAAGYETGQAYAKALRMAKTCVGSTWCRYGVQDSVGLGVMIENRYKGIRTPHKMKFGVSGCTRECAEAQGKDLGIIATDAGWNMYVCGNGGMKPRHADLLASDLDQETLIKYIDRFMMFYIRTAAPLQRTSVWMDNLEGGVEYLREVIVDDKLGLKDQLEADIAGLVDNFACEWTDTINDEAQLKRFAHFINADDRDENVVFVDDGREQHRPATFTEKHPEAKGDILHVELV
- a CDS encoding AzlC family ABC transporter permease, coding for MTKNTQHLQRSSTELHEFTRIDVWNGFTQLLPLSMFVIVFGLAFGVAAVQTGLDAFPTMLMSTLVFAGASQFATLDMWGAEVPLIPVLITVFAINARHLLMGATLYPWLRQLPPTKRYGVMLIASDANWAMALHTFGRKEPGFGLLVGGGLALWSFWIIGTWVGIYFGSAIQDPVGLGLDMVMGCFLLSMVVVGPKSLRIFTIWTSAAASSMLAYWYLPENSHVVVGAISGGILGACWKEKKS